From Leptotrichia wadei, one genomic window encodes:
- a CDS encoding lipid-A-disaccharide synthase, whose amino-acid sequence MKNNYDTADSKKKKKIFISCGEMSGDLHASYIVEEMRKKDENIEFFGVVGDKSIKAGVKAVNHIKNNDVMGFVEALKKYRYFTKKAHEYLQFIRENEVETVIFVDFGGFNLKFFELLKKKILKKELQNLRMIYYIPPKVWAWGKGRIKKLRKFDDVIVIFPFEKRYYDESLKKDESKGLKVEYFGNPFVDKYDFSDKLGEKILLLPGSRRQEIEKFLPVIVELVRNKKVKNEKFLMKLASEEHKKYIREFEEKYKIDVLKIPNLEITFDEIKNIRKDCKYAIATSGTVTFEISLMGLPVIVVYKTSAINAFIARHIVKIKYITLTNLNADKEIFKELLQEDFSVEKLLEEMEIMEKNKKNTILELKKEREKLGNFGVLEKIANYLLKK is encoded by the coding sequence ATGAAAAATAATTATGATACAGCAGATTCAAAAAAAAAGAAAAAAATTTTTATTTCCTGTGGTGAAATGTCAGGAGATTTGCATGCTTCGTACATTGTGGAGGAAATGAGAAAAAAAGATGAAAATATTGAATTTTTTGGTGTAGTTGGAGATAAGTCGATAAAGGCTGGGGTTAAGGCTGTAAATCATATTAAGAATAATGATGTTATGGGATTTGTAGAGGCTTTGAAAAAGTATAGGTATTTCACGAAAAAGGCACATGAATATTTGCAGTTTATTAGGGAAAATGAAGTAGAAACTGTTATATTCGTTGATTTTGGAGGATTTAACCTGAAATTTTTTGAATTGCTGAAAAAGAAAATTTTGAAAAAAGAACTGCAAAATTTGAGAATGATTTATTATATTCCGCCTAAAGTCTGGGCTTGGGGAAAAGGAAGAATAAAAAAATTGCGAAAGTTTGATGATGTTATTGTAATTTTTCCGTTTGAGAAGAGATATTATGATGAGAGTCTGAAAAAGGATGAGTCAAAAGGGCTGAAAGTGGAATATTTTGGGAATCCGTTTGTTGATAAATATGATTTTTCTGATAAATTGGGAGAAAAAATATTGTTGTTGCCTGGAAGCAGAAGGCAGGAAATTGAGAAATTTTTGCCAGTAATTGTAGAACTGGTTAGAAATAAAAAAGTTAAGAATGAAAAGTTTTTAATGAAATTGGCAAGTGAAGAGCATAAAAAATATATTCGTGAATTTGAAGAAAAATATAAAATTGATGTTTTAAAAATTCCAAATTTAGAAATAACTTTTGATGAAATAAAAAATATTCGGAAGGATTGTAAATATGCAATAGCAACTTCAGGAACAGTGACGTTTGAAATTTCGCTTATGGGTCTGCCTGTAATAGTAGTTTACAAGACTTCGGCAATTAATGCCTTTATTGCACGGCATATAGTAAAAATAAAATATATAACTCTAACTAATTTGAATGCTGATAAGGAAATTTTTAAGGAATTGCTGCAGGAGGATTTTTCTGTGGAAAAATTGCTTGAAGAAATGGAAATTATGGAAAAGAATAAAAAAAATACTATTTTAGAGTTAAAAAAGGAAAGAGAAAAATTGGGTAATTTTGGAGTTTTGGAAAAGATTGCCAATTATTTGTTAAAAAAATAA
- a CDS encoding MATE family efflux transporter: MEKKREELLKGSILKLFVKYFIPTLIGSAAVVLYNIVDRFFVGKISEKALAGAGIAFYIVMLIIAFSMFIGVGAGTIISIRLGQGKKGEAKKILGNAVTLFAILGLLLYAFLILNIDTVLRYSGANNETLPYARAYLEIILLAILPLFYSFGLSNVLNAAGAPRVAMFSMLIGAVVNIILDYVAVMIMHTGIEGTAYATLIGNVLSAIFVLWFLIAGKLPFKIDMFGFKLEEESVITIRFSKLKLDPKIVKDIFSIGMSPFLLQAASSGVGLVTNKIVDIYGGTYGVAVMTIINSYLPIMTMSVYAVSQAVQPIIGFNYGAKNFTRVKKSLMTAIGAGAVLSFAFWVIVMLLPKQLILFFNEKSTPEALKEGIKAIRIYFSLVIISSFGITVPNYFQATGRSKYSVTMNLMRQVVIFLAVVIVFSNIWKLDGVWLAQPFTDFLFFLILLVFLYREKRFFDKMTENQSHLLESKNIEAAEHEKIDKNNK, from the coding sequence ATGGAAAAAAAACGTGAAGAACTGTTAAAGGGTTCTATCTTGAAATTATTTGTAAAATATTTCATACCGACACTTATTGGATCTGCGGCAGTTGTTCTTTACAACATTGTTGATAGATTCTTTGTTGGGAAAATTAGTGAAAAGGCGCTTGCAGGTGCGGGAATTGCCTTTTATATTGTTATGTTGATTATTGCTTTTTCAATGTTCATCGGAGTTGGAGCTGGAACAATTATTTCGATTAGGCTTGGACAGGGGAAAAAAGGAGAAGCAAAAAAAATATTGGGAAATGCTGTAACATTATTTGCAATTTTAGGACTTTTATTGTATGCATTTTTAATATTGAATATTGACACAGTTTTACGGTATTCTGGTGCTAACAATGAAACGTTGCCTTATGCAAGGGCTTATCTTGAAATAATATTACTGGCGATTTTACCGTTATTTTATTCATTTGGGCTTTCAAATGTATTAAATGCGGCTGGAGCGCCACGAGTTGCGATGTTTTCAATGTTAATTGGAGCGGTTGTAAATATTATTTTAGATTATGTGGCTGTAATGATTATGCATACTGGAATTGAAGGGACTGCTTATGCGACTTTAATTGGGAATGTGTTATCTGCGATATTTGTATTGTGGTTTTTAATCGCTGGAAAACTACCGTTTAAAATTGATATGTTTGGATTTAAATTAGAAGAGGAAAGCGTTATTACAATAAGATTTTCAAAATTAAAATTAGATCCAAAAATAGTAAAGGATATTTTTTCAATTGGAATGTCGCCGTTTTTACTGCAAGCTGCAAGTTCAGGAGTTGGACTTGTAACAAATAAAATTGTAGATATTTACGGTGGAACTTACGGTGTGGCAGTTATGACAATTATAAATTCTTATTTGCCAATTATGACAATGAGTGTTTATGCAGTTTCTCAAGCTGTTCAGCCAATAATTGGATTTAATTATGGTGCAAAAAATTTTACAAGGGTCAAAAAATCTTTAATGACTGCTATAGGTGCAGGAGCTGTATTATCTTTTGCATTTTGGGTAATTGTAATGCTTTTACCAAAACAATTGATTTTATTTTTTAATGAAAAGAGTACGCCTGAAGCTTTAAAGGAAGGAATAAAAGCTATTAGAATTTATTTTTCACTTGTAATAATTTCATCTTTTGGAATAACTGTGCCAAATTATTTTCAGGCGACTGGACGTTCAAAATACTCGGTTACAATGAATTTAATGCGGCAAGTTGTTATATTTCTAGCAGTTGTCATAGTTTTTTCAAATATATGGAAACTGGATGGTGTATGGCTTGCACAGCCATTTACGGATTTTCTGTTCTTTTTGATACTTCTAGTATTTTTATACAGAGAAAAAAGATTTTTTGACAAAATGACTGAAAATCAAAGTCATTTACTGGAATCTAAAAATATAGAAGCTGCAGAGCATGAAAAAATAGATAAAAATAATAAATAA
- the plsY gene encoding glycerol-3-phosphate 1-O-acyltransferase PlsY, translated as MITILLMVLSYILGSVPNALWIGKVFKGIDVREHGSKNTGSTNAARVLGAKLGILTLILDISKGLVPTLIAILLKVDFFENLTKIENLDYVLVGICAILGHVFSIFMNFKGGKAVATTLGVFLVLVPKAILFAAIVFFVVFAIFRYVSLSSIFAAVSLPIFTYFLYQQIIYVILGILIAILIIVKHKSNIERLKNGTESKFSLKSKK; from the coding sequence ATGATTACAATTTTATTAATGGTACTTTCATATATTTTAGGAAGTGTGCCAAATGCGCTTTGGATAGGGAAGGTATTTAAAGGAATAGATGTCCGTGAGCACGGAAGTAAAAATACAGGATCTACAAATGCTGCACGTGTTTTAGGGGCAAAATTAGGAATTTTGACATTAATCTTGGATATTTCTAAAGGATTAGTCCCGACATTAATTGCAATTTTGCTAAAAGTGGATTTTTTTGAAAATTTGACAAAAATTGAAAATCTTGATTATGTGCTGGTTGGAATTTGTGCGATTTTAGGACATGTATTTTCTATTTTTATGAATTTTAAAGGTGGAAAAGCTGTTGCGACAACGCTTGGAGTATTTTTAGTTTTAGTTCCAAAGGCTATATTGTTTGCAGCAATTGTATTTTTTGTGGTTTTTGCTATTTTTAGATATGTTTCGCTTTCTTCAATTTTTGCAGCTGTATCGCTTCCTATTTTTACATATTTTTTGTACCAGCAAATAATATATGTTATTTTAGGAATTTTAATAGCAATTTTAATTATTGTAAAGCATAAGAGCAATATTGAAAGATTAAAAAATGGGACAGAATCTAAGTTTAGCTTGAAAAGTAAAAAGTAA
- a CDS encoding NAD(P)H-dependent glycerol-3-phosphate dehydrogenase produces the protein MKNILVIGGGSWGTCLSKLLVENGHKVYLWEHNEEVRKVIRDTKENPKFLPNIKLPDSLNVVDDYGEILKNPEKYGKIDILLLATPTQFLRNILKRLKNFLNYNIILVNVAKGLEIATKKRISEIVAEELENKEYSYVLLAGPTHAEEVAQKLPSAILSVSKNEEAAKIVQTTFSNLYFRVYTGTDLMGAELAGALKNCLAIAAGIADGMGYGDNTKAALITRGINEMFEIAKFYNANPKTFMGLSGLGDIIVTCTSKHSRNRYVGEKLGQGQKIEDIVSHMNMVSEGAETIKALYKIIKENNLKAPIFTALYEVIYGGKPVSELESTFMSRDLKSEFLN, from the coding sequence ATGAAAAATATATTGGTTATTGGTGGTGGAAGCTGGGGAACCTGCCTTTCAAAACTGTTAGTGGAAAATGGACATAAAGTATATTTGTGGGAGCATAATGAAGAGGTTAGAAAAGTTATTCGTGACACAAAGGAAAATCCTAAATTTTTGCCAAATATAAAATTGCCTGACAGCCTTAATGTTGTGGATGATTATGGAGAAATATTAAAAAATCCTGAAAAATATGGGAAAATTGATATTTTATTATTAGCAACTCCAACGCAATTTTTAAGAAATATTTTAAAAAGATTGAAAAATTTCTTAAATTATAATATAATACTGGTGAATGTTGCAAAAGGTTTAGAAATTGCTACAAAAAAAAGAATCTCTGAAATTGTGGCTGAAGAACTGGAAAATAAGGAATATAGCTATGTTTTACTAGCTGGACCGACACATGCCGAAGAAGTGGCGCAAAAATTGCCATCTGCGATACTTTCTGTATCTAAAAATGAAGAAGCGGCAAAAATCGTGCAGACTACATTTAGCAATCTTTATTTCAGAGTTTATACGGGAACGGATCTTATGGGAGCTGAACTTGCAGGGGCATTAAAGAACTGTCTTGCAATTGCAGCAGGAATTGCCGATGGAATGGGGTATGGAGATAATACAAAGGCTGCCCTTATAACTCGTGGAATTAATGAAATGTTTGAAATTGCAAAATTTTATAATGCAAATCCAAAAACATTTATGGGATTGTCGGGACTTGGAGATATTATTGTAACTTGTACAAGCAAGCATAGTAGAAATAGATATGTTGGGGAAAAGCTGGGGCAAGGTCAAAAAATTGAAGATATAGTTTCACACATGAATATGGTATCAGAAGGAGCAGAAACAATAAAGGCTCTTTATAAAATTATAAAGGAAAATAACTTAAAGGCACCTATTTTTACAGCACTTTATGAAGTAATTTATGGTGGAAAGCCAGTTTCAGAACTGGAATCTACATTTATGAGCAGAGATCTGAAGTCAGAATTTTTAAATTAA
- a CDS encoding sigma-70 family RNA polymerase sigma factor: MEDNNLNLMSLYLSDIQKFDLLSREEEYELLKRIREDNDEQARQLLILSNLRLVISTAKKSLGNGLPLIDLISEGNIGLIKAINKFDYEKGHRFSTYAVWWIKQSIKKAIINIGRDIRIPSYKYEQLSKVNKVIKDYTAIHGEAPSTEYIAKKVDLKESKVILLLGEFQDIMSLNETIGDNIYLEDIIGKNDDVEDKIIKEDQLVEMKELLEKVLNERERLILEYRYGLYDNKIHTLKEIGEQMGITRERVRQIEKKAITKLKEHLEEYKDIL, translated from the coding sequence ATGGAAGATAACAACTTAAACTTAATGTCGTTATATCTAAGTGATATTCAAAAATTTGATTTACTCTCAAGAGAAGAAGAATATGAACTGTTAAAACGAATTAGGGAAGATAATGACGAACAGGCAAGACAATTACTGATTTTATCAAATTTAAGACTGGTAATAAGTACAGCTAAAAAATCTCTTGGGAACGGATTGCCTCTAATTGATTTAATTAGCGAAGGGAATATTGGATTGATAAAGGCTATAAATAAATTTGACTATGAAAAAGGGCATAGATTTAGCACGTATGCAGTATGGTGGATAAAACAGTCAATTAAAAAGGCAATTATCAATATCGGAAGGGATATTAGAATACCGTCTTATAAGTATGAGCAATTATCAAAAGTAAATAAAGTCATAAAGGATTATACTGCCATTCACGGTGAAGCTCCATCAACAGAATATATTGCAAAAAAAGTTGATTTGAAGGAAAGCAAGGTTATATTGCTTTTAGGTGAATTTCAGGATATAATGTCATTAAATGAAACAATAGGCGATAATATTTATCTGGAGGATATTATTGGGAAAAATGATGATGTTGAGGATAAAATAATAAAGGAAGATCAGCTTGTTGAAATGAAGGAATTACTTGAAAAAGTTTTAAATGAGCGGGAAAGACTGATCCTTGAATATCGTTACGGATTGTATGACAATAAAATCCATACATTAAAGGAAATTGGCGAGCAGATGGGGATTACACGTGAAAGAGTTAGACAAATCGAGAAAAAGGCTATAACAAAATTAAAGGAACATTTGGAAGAATACAAGGATATATTATAA
- the dnaN gene encoding DNA polymerase III subunit beta, with product MLHIIVDRKSLLRAMTIVENAVTENKVKEVLSGIYIETQGEKAILRGTDLELSINTEIEAQVEEDGRIVIKHKLIEEFLKQISDDKITLIEESGKLVIQASSTNTEFSLYNVENFPLQSKLENGVEYVFEKGELLNKIENVKISASPNPENLAVNCIRVEIEENKLKLISSDTYRLTYIEEDLEESQRNKENLSLSIPLKTIDGLIKIMKLIDEEKIVVKSDGSKVFFKFSNVEILTRTIDLQFPDYKSILNNSQHNKKILLNTKDFLSVLKRTAIFVRDNKESKNGGIFNFSNNKLLLTGTSENAQIKEEIVTIQEGEDLKISLNVKFLLDYISTIKGKVTVLELLNNKSSVIVKDEDNDKSLYFTMPLALRES from the coding sequence ATGTTACATATAATTGTAGATAGAAAATCGTTATTGAGGGCTATGACCATAGTTGAAAATGCAGTAACTGAAAACAAAGTAAAAGAAGTTCTTTCTGGAATTTATATTGAAACTCAAGGTGAAAAGGCAATTTTGCGAGGAACAGATTTGGAACTTTCTATAAATACAGAAATAGAAGCGCAAGTGGAAGAAGATGGAAGAATTGTCATAAAGCATAAATTGATTGAAGAGTTTTTAAAACAAATTTCTGATGATAAAATAACTTTAATTGAAGAAAGTGGTAAGCTGGTAATTCAGGCAAGTTCGACAAATACAGAATTTTCTTTATATAATGTAGAAAATTTTCCACTTCAGTCAAAACTTGAAAATGGGGTTGAATATGTATTTGAAAAAGGGGAATTGTTAAATAAAATTGAAAATGTGAAAATATCAGCTTCTCCAAATCCAGAAAATCTTGCTGTAAACTGTATTAGAGTGGAAATCGAGGAAAATAAATTAAAACTTATTTCATCTGATACATATAGATTGACATATATTGAAGAAGATTTGGAAGAGTCACAAAGAAATAAGGAAAATCTTAGCTTGAGCATTCCATTAAAGACAATTGATGGATTAATAAAGATTATGAAGTTAATAGATGAGGAAAAGATTGTAGTAAAATCAGATGGCTCAAAAGTATTTTTCAAATTTTCAAATGTGGAAATATTAACTCGTACGATTGATTTACAATTTCCAGATTATAAATCAATTTTGAATAATTCACAGCATAATAAAAAAATATTATTGAATACAAAGGATTTTCTGTCAGTGTTAAAAAGAACTGCCATATTTGTCAGAGATAATAAGGAATCTAAAAATGGTGGAATATTTAATTTCTCAAATAATAAGCTGCTGCTTACAGGAACGAGTGAAAATGCGCAGATAAAAGAGGAAATTGTAACGATTCAAGAAGGTGAAGATTTAAAAATTTCATTAAATGTTAAATTTTTACTTGATTATATTTCTACAATTAAAGGAAAAGTTACGGTGTTGGAGCTGCTAAACAATAAAAGTTCTGTAATTGTAAAGGATGAAGATAATGATAAATCGCTTTATTTCACAATGCCATTGGCACTTAGAGAAAGTTAA
- the metA gene encoding homoserine O-acetyltransferase MetA — protein sequence MPIKIPNNLPAVDILAKENIFVMDERRALSQDIRPLKFIIINLMPTKIETETQLLRLLSNTPLQIEVTFLKMASYVSKNISKEHMSNFYKTFNDIKNDYFDGLIITGAPVENIPFEEVIYWKELTKVMEWSKTHVYSTMYICWGAQAALYYHYGIKKYPLKEKLFGIYPLKIDICHTMLLRGFDEVFNMPQSRHTEVHAEDIEKIPDLEIIANSKEAGVSIVRSRDKRNIFIMGHLEYDRMTLAKEYERDVKLGKSIKVPYNYYPNDDTSKEPLFVWRAHANLLFSNWINHHVYQGTPYDLTTLGKVPNFQI from the coding sequence ATGCCTATAAAAATACCAAATAACTTACCGGCTGTAGATATTTTAGCAAAGGAGAACATCTTTGTAATGGATGAAAGAAGGGCATTGTCACAAGATATTCGTCCTCTAAAATTTATAATAATAAATCTTATGCCTACAAAAATTGAAACAGAAACACAGTTGTTAAGACTTTTAAGCAATACTCCGCTTCAAATTGAAGTAACTTTCTTAAAAATGGCATCTTATGTGTCTAAAAATATCTCTAAGGAGCACATGTCGAATTTTTATAAGACCTTCAATGACATAAAGAATGATTATTTTGACGGGCTTATAATAACTGGAGCACCTGTGGAAAATATTCCTTTTGAAGAGGTTATTTATTGGAAGGAATTAACAAAAGTTATGGAGTGGAGTAAAACTCACGTTTATTCTACAATGTATATTTGCTGGGGAGCACAGGCAGCGCTTTATTATCATTATGGAATAAAGAAGTATCCTTTAAAGGAAAAACTTTTTGGAATTTATCCTTTAAAAATTGATATTTGCCATACAATGTTATTACGTGGTTTTGATGAAGTGTTTAATATGCCGCAATCACGGCATACAGAAGTACATGCAGAAGATATAGAAAAAATTCCTGATCTGGAAATTATTGCCAATTCTAAAGAAGCTGGAGTGAGTATCGTACGTAGCCGAGATAAACGTAATATTTTTATTATGGGACATTTGGAATACGATAGGATGACATTGGCAAAAGAGTATGAAAGAGATGTAAAATTAGGAAAAAGTATAAAAGTTCCTTATAATTATTATCCAAATGACGATACAAGCAAAGAGCCGCTTTTTGTTTGGCGAGCTCATGCGAATTTATTGTTTTCAAATTGGATAAATCATCATGTTTATCAAGGAACTCCTTATGATTTGACAACATTGGGAAAAGTTCCTAATTTTCAAATTTAG
- a CDS encoding YiiX/YebB-like N1pC/P60 family cysteine hydrolase — protein MNIYLKGNIKRLMLFLILTLSLICKTKPEDKYFWYTTHEVISNADKLQPGDILILSKKPTLRSMWGHAAVLNEHKKIIEFPTYSAGYSESPIYAWENINRKVAIFRLKGIDDKFKSALFKEIDETITKPYGLTFTKDFDKRLYCSQFVYLVFKKAGERVGREVDLDSNGGGWVMPFDIMNSPLLENISIYTQ, from the coding sequence ATGAATATTTATTTAAAGGGAAATATAAAAAGACTGATGCTCTTTTTAATCCTGACACTTTCACTTATATGTAAAACCAAACCGGAAGATAAGTATTTCTGGTACACTACGCATGAAGTTATCTCAAATGCCGATAAACTTCAGCCAGGAGATATTCTTATTTTATCAAAAAAGCCGACTTTACGTTCAATGTGGGGACATGCTGCTGTTCTTAATGAACACAAAAAAATAATTGAATTTCCAACATATTCTGCCGGCTACAGCGAAAGTCCTATATATGCCTGGGAAAATATTAATAGAAAAGTTGCTATTTTTAGACTAAAAGGAATAGATGATAAATTTAAATCCGCATTATTCAAAGAAATTGATGAAACTATAACTAAGCCTTATGGATTAACATTTACCAAGGATTTTGACAAGAGGCTTTACTGCTCGCAATTTGTATATTTAGTATTTAAAAAAGCAGGAGAAAGGGTTGGCCGTGAAGTAGATCTAGATTCCAACGGCGGCGGATGGGTTATGCCATTTGACATAATGAATTCTCCTCTGCTTGAAAATATATCTATTTACACTCAATAA
- a CDS encoding Mrp/NBP35 family ATP-binding protein, translating to MQTNPALAERKQRIDSNMSKIKHKIVVMSGKGGVGKTTTSVNLAYGLSLRGYKVGILDADLHGPNIPIMFGKEGVKLSKISEPLEITENLHISSLSFFVPDNSPVVWKGPQKITAIMEMLEGIKWGEIDYLIVDLPPGTGDETLGIAQNIGTDSKAIIVTTPQKVSLLDSTRSINFAKLINLNVLGVIENMSGFICPDCQKEVNIFKKGGAEKMAQEKKTDFLGSIPLDGNIVESSDNGLPFISNDSLASRRMNDIIAKVIEKTENENK from the coding sequence ATGCAAACTAATCCGGCTTTAGCTGAACGGAAGCAAAGAATTGATTCCAACATGTCTAAAATTAAGCATAAAATAGTAGTGATGAGCGGAAAAGGTGGAGTTGGGAAAACAACTACGTCTGTTAATTTAGCCTATGGATTATCGTTGCGGGGATACAAAGTTGGTATTCTTGATGCAGATTTGCATGGGCCTAATATTCCAATTATGTTTGGAAAAGAAGGAGTAAAACTTTCAAAAATTTCTGAACCGCTGGAAATAACAGAAAATCTTCATATATCGTCATTAAGTTTTTTTGTTCCTGATAATTCGCCAGTTGTATGGAAGGGACCGCAAAAAATTACAGCAATAATGGAAATGCTGGAAGGAATTAAATGGGGAGAGATTGACTATTTAATAGTTGACCTGCCGCCTGGAACTGGTGATGAAACATTAGGTATTGCTCAGAATATAGGAACTGATTCAAAGGCAATTATTGTGACAACACCGCAAAAGGTTTCTTTGCTGGATTCTACAAGATCAATAAATTTTGCCAAATTGATTAACTTGAATGTGCTCGGTGTAATCGAAAATATGAGTGGTTTTATTTGCCCTGACTGTCAAAAAGAAGTTAATATTTTTAAAAAAGGTGGCGCTGAAAAAATGGCCCAGGAGAAAAAAACTGACTTTCTAGGATCAATACCATTAGATGGAAATATTGTGGAGTCTAGCGATAACGGATTACCATTTATTTCAAATGATTCTTTAGCATCAAGAAGAATGAATGATATAATTGCTAAAGTAATTGAAAAAACAGAAAACGAAAATAAGTAA
- a CDS encoding response regulator transcription factor, producing MKVLVFNKNEKTRMVVGQLLKELSFNVILAENEEQMLDALKTETLDISFLDINSIEDFPLSIEKITRYKKQSYILMAIEQDDRYAKTEALLKGIDDYVYNDFRLEELSAKFRAIVRILNKRLTEDEMGILTAYDLTLNPANREVKRDGKEIELTNKEFLLLEYFLRNKNRVLTRTMISEKIWDIDFVSESNIVDVYVNFLRSKIDKGHDQKIIKTVRSVGYIIKE from the coding sequence ATGAAAGTATTAGTATTTAACAAGAATGAAAAAACTAGAATGGTAGTGGGACAGTTATTAAAGGAATTAAGTTTTAATGTTATATTGGCAGAAAATGAAGAACAAATGCTAGATGCCCTAAAGACAGAGACTCTCGATATTTCTTTTTTAGATATTAACTCAATTGAAGATTTTCCGTTGTCAATAGAAAAAATAACAAGATATAAAAAACAAAGCTATATTCTAATGGCAATTGAACAAGATGACAGATATGCGAAAACCGAAGCTCTATTGAAGGGAATAGATGACTATGTATACAATGATTTTAGATTGGAAGAGCTTTCAGCCAAATTTAGAGCAATAGTGAGAATTTTGAATAAACGGCTTACTGAAGATGAAATGGGAATTTTGACAGCCTATGATTTAACATTAAATCCTGCAAATAGGGAAGTTAAACGTGATGGAAAAGAAATAGAATTAACAAATAAAGAATTTTTATTATTGGAATATTTCTTGAGAAATAAAAACAGAGTTCTTACTAGAACAATGATTTCAGAAAAAATTTGGGATATAGATTTTGTTTCAGAAAGTAATATTGTAGATGTGTATGTTAATTTCTTGAGATCGAAGATAGATAAAGGACATGACCAAAAGATTATAAAAACTGTAAGAAGTGTTGGATATATCATAAAAGAGTAG
- a CDS encoding superoxide dismutase, whose protein sequence is MFKQIELPYGFDALEPSIDTKTMEIHYGKHHAAYTNNLNSTLKDNAPQFLEKSIEEILTNLDALPENIRGAVRNNGGGFYNHNLYFEVMGPNAGGEPKGELAEKINEAFGSFDKFKEEFSKAAATRFGSGWAWLVVNKDGKLKVTSTANQDNPLMPGVTPCGCSEGTPILGIDVWEHAYYLNYQNRRPDYITAFFNVINWDAVSKKYEAAK, encoded by the coding sequence ATGTTTAAACAAATAGAATTACCTTACGGATTTGATGCATTGGAGCCAAGCATTGATACAAAAACAATGGAAATTCATTATGGAAAGCACCATGCAGCTTATACTAATAATTTGAATAGCACATTAAAAGACAATGCACCACAATTTTTGGAAAAATCAATAGAAGAAATTTTAACAAATTTAGATGCATTGCCAGAAAATATACGTGGGGCTGTTAGAAATAACGGTGGAGGTTTTTATAACCACAATTTATATTTTGAAGTAATGGGACCTAACGCAGGTGGAGAACCAAAAGGTGAATTAGCTGAAAAAATAAATGAAGCATTTGGAAGTTTTGACAAATTTAAAGAAGAATTTTCAAAAGCGGCTGCAACTAGATTTGGTTCAGGATGGGCTTGGCTTGTTGTAAACAAAGATGGAAAATTGAAAGTAACTTCAACAGCAAATCAAGATAATCCATTAATGCCAGGTGTAACACCTTGTGGATGTTCAGAAGGAACTCCAATTTTAGGAATAGACGTATGGGAACATGCATATTACTTGAATTATCAAAATAGACGTCCAGATTATATTACAGCTTTCTTTAACGTTATAAACTGGGATGCAGTATCTAAAAAATATGAAGCTGCAAAATAA
- a CDS encoding DUF1858 domain-containing protein — MEKVTKDMNIMEAVEKYPIIAQVLMRYGLGCVGCIISSAETLGEGIAVHGLNPDIIIEEVNMILEKQEG; from the coding sequence ATGGAAAAAGTTACAAAAGATATGAATATAATGGAAGCTGTGGAAAAATATCCGATTATTGCGCAAGTATTGATGAGATATGGGCTTGGATGTGTTGGATGTATTATTTCGAGTGCGGAAACTTTAGGTGAAGGGATTGCTGTTCATGGGTTAAATCCAGATATAATTATTGAAGAAGTAAATATGATTCTTGAAAAACAGGAAGGATAA